From a region of the Janthinobacterium sp. 61 genome:
- a CDS encoding ChaN family lipoprotein, whose translation MKTVIFRAGTRAALLCSVLALAACGSLLKKEAPPAPAPVADTLPNPQVLLLGEVHDNAQGQRLRVAELQRRLAAGWRPVIVMEQFDRENQALLTRAARDCADPDCIIRVMEQPRWDWALYRPVLDLVISYQLTLVAGNLSPADASRIVRDGIQWAMPPAMVATYLAAPVPADILEGQQKEVQAARCNMLPDMMIKGVVNAQVARDIWMAKLIRDQAPRDVVLIAGNEHVRKDIGVPRWLKLADPQLNMRSIGYLEQGGSGYKGTFDLTQTMPAQPRPDPCAKFKK comes from the coding sequence ATGAAGACCGTGATTTTCCGCGCCGGCACGCGCGCCGCCCTACTGTGCAGCGTGCTGGCATTGGCCGCCTGCGGCAGCTTGCTGAAGAAGGAAGCGCCGCCCGCTCCCGCGCCCGTGGCTGACACCTTGCCTAATCCACAAGTGTTGCTGCTGGGGGAAGTGCATGACAATGCACAAGGCCAGCGCTTGCGCGTCGCAGAGTTGCAGCGCCGCCTGGCGGCTGGCTGGCGTCCCGTGATTGTCATGGAACAGTTCGACCGCGAAAACCAGGCCTTGCTGACGCGCGCCGCGCGCGATTGCGCCGACCCCGATTGCATCATCCGCGTGATGGAACAGCCGCGCTGGGACTGGGCCTTGTACCGGCCCGTGCTGGACCTCGTCATCAGCTACCAGCTGACCCTGGTCGCAGGCAATTTGTCGCCGGCCGATGCCTCGCGCATCGTGCGCGACGGCATCCAATGGGCCATGCCGCCGGCCATGGTCGCCACTTACCTGGCCGCGCCCGTACCGGCCGATATTCTGGAAGGGCAACAGAAGGAAGTCCAGGCGGCCCGCTGCAATATGCTGCCCGACATGATGATCAAAGGTGTCGTCAACGCCCAGGTGGCGCGCGATATCTGGATGGCCAAGCTGATCCGCGACCAGGCGCCGCGCGACGTGGTGCTGATCGCCGGCAATGAGCATGTGCGCAAGGACATCGGCGTGCCCCGCTGGCTGAAGCTGGCCGACCCGCAACTGAACATGCGCAGCATCGGCTACCTGGAGCAGGGCGGCAGCGGC
- a CDS encoding YeeE/YedE family protein: protein MSKLILSLLSGLVFGLGLIVSGMGNPAKVLGFLDLAGAWDPSLALVMGGAIGVAMPAFWLARRRSTALLGEPMQLPASRRIDRRLLLGSLAFGAGWGIAGFCPGPALVSLLAGQPKAWIFVAAMLAGMALFEVLERRKLPAPA, encoded by the coding sequence ATGAGCAAGCTGATCCTTTCCCTGTTGAGCGGCCTAGTCTTTGGACTGGGCCTGATCGTTTCCGGCATGGGCAACCCGGCCAAGGTGCTCGGTTTCCTCGACCTGGCCGGCGCCTGGGATCCATCGCTGGCGCTGGTGATGGGCGGCGCCATCGGCGTGGCCATGCCCGCCTTCTGGCTGGCGCGCCGGCGCAGCACGGCGCTGCTGGGCGAGCCCATGCAATTGCCGGCGTCGCGGCGCATCGACCGGCGCTTGCTGCTGGGCAGCCTGGCCTTTGGCGCGGGCTGGGGTATCGCCGGTTTTTGTCCCGGCCCCGCCCTCGTCTCCCTGCTGGCGGGCCAGCCGAAGGCCTGGATTTTTGTCGCCGCCATGCTGGCCGGCATGGCCCTGTTTGAGGTGCTGGAGCGCCGCAAGCTACCCGCGCCGGCCTGA
- a CDS encoding YeeE/YedE family protein — MNIAWQNFTPWASLAGGMLIGLAAALLILFNGRIAGISGILGGLLRPRSGDLGWRIAFLAGLIGTPVLYSLWQALPPVQIEAGTTGLIVAGLLVGVGVRYGAGCTSGHGVCGLSRLSPRSLAATCAFMAAGFLTVYLLRHL, encoded by the coding sequence ATGAATATTGCTTGGCAGAACTTTACGCCGTGGGCGTCGCTGGCGGGCGGCATGCTGATCGGCCTGGCGGCTGCGCTATTGATCCTGTTTAACGGCCGCATCGCCGGCATCAGCGGCATCCTCGGCGGCTTGCTGCGCCCGCGCAGTGGCGACCTGGGCTGGCGTATCGCTTTTCTTGCCGGTCTGATCGGCACGCCCGTACTGTATTCGCTGTGGCAAGCCTTGCCGCCCGTGCAGATCGAGGCGGGCACGACGGGGCTGATCGTGGCGGGCTTGCTGGTGGGCGTGGGTGTGCGCTATGGCGCCGGCTGTACCAGCGGCCACGGCGTGTGCGGTCTGTCGCGCCTGTCACCCCGTTCGCTGGCAGCCACTTGTGCCTTCATGGCGGCCGGTTTCCTCACCGTCTATCTGTTGCGCCATCTGTGA
- a CDS encoding helix-turn-helix transcriptional regulator gives METVATQHAEYNLDAMRGSAYKASSLLKAMGNADRLMLLCQLSQGEHCVSDLEQKVGIGQPTLSQQLGVLREEMLVATRRDGKQIYYRVASAPVLAVLQVLYAQFCAPRPPFNDEAD, from the coding sequence ATGGAGACAGTCGCAACACAACACGCCGAGTACAACCTCGATGCCATGCGTGGCTCGGCCTATAAGGCCAGCTCGCTGCTCAAGGCCATGGGCAATGCCGATCGCCTGATGCTGCTGTGCCAGCTATCTCAGGGCGAGCATTGCGTCAGCGACCTCGAGCAAAAAGTGGGCATAGGCCAGCCGACCCTGTCGCAGCAACTGGGCGTGCTGCGCGAAGAGATGCTGGTGGCCACGCGGCGCGACGGCAAACAGATTTATTACCGCGTTGCCAGCGCACCCGTGCTGGCCGTGCTGCAAGTGCTGTATGCGCAATTTTGCGCGCCGCGCCCCCCGTTCAACGACGAAGCAGACTGA
- a CDS encoding DUF3224 domain-containing protein: MPTISGAFDVTITPETLSDTAAQSGLGRLSLAKRYYGALEASAQGEMLSVRAAVAGSAGYVALERLEGTLNGRHGSFYLQHSGSMARGTPSLSVSVVPDTGTGQLQGLSGSLAIRIEDGKHYYDFTYDIAEAP, translated from the coding sequence ATGCCTACCATTTCAGGTGCGTTCGACGTCACCATCACCCCGGAAACCCTCTCGGACACTGCTGCGCAGTCGGGGCTGGGACGCTTGTCGTTAGCCAAGCGCTACTACGGCGCCCTCGAGGCCAGCGCGCAGGGCGAGATGCTCAGCGTACGCGCCGCCGTGGCAGGTTCAGCCGGCTATGTGGCGCTGGAACGGCTGGAAGGCACCCTGAACGGGCGTCACGGCAGTTTTTACCTGCAGCACAGTGGCAGCATGGCGCGTGGCACGCCCAGCTTGTCCGTCAGCGTGGTACCCGACACGGGCACTGGCCAGTTGCAAGGGCTGTCGGGCAGCCTGGCCATCCGCATCGAAGATGGCAAGCATTATTATGATTTCACGTATGACATTGCTGAGGCGCCATGA
- a CDS encoding DUF1697 domain-containing protein has protein sequence MAQLENTQQVALLRGINVGRAKRVAMADLRKLLGDLGFTQVRTVLNSGNAVYDGGAVAPAEAAARIEEALVLKLGVAARVTVLSATQFAELIEQNTLAPAADAARLLTLVLNNPADVQRLAPLLQRPWQPEALALGRWAAYAWCPEGVLASKVVAALGVVLGDGVTSRNWATMQKLLALLNGPDPTATSSFSKE, from the coding sequence ATGGCACAGCTAGAAAACACTCAGCAAGTGGCGCTCCTGCGCGGGATCAATGTGGGCCGCGCCAAGCGCGTGGCCATGGCCGACCTGCGCAAGTTGCTGGGCGACCTGGGTTTTACGCAGGTACGCACGGTACTCAACAGCGGCAACGCCGTATATGACGGGGGGGCGGTGGCGCCGGCCGAGGCCGCCGCCCGCATCGAGGAAGCGCTGGTCCTGAAACTGGGCGTGGCGGCCAGGGTGACGGTGCTGTCGGCCACCCAGTTTGCCGAACTGATCGAACAAAATACCCTGGCGCCCGCGGCCGATGCGGCCCGCTTGCTGACCTTGGTGCTGAACAATCCGGCCGATGTCCAGCGCCTGGCGCCGCTCTTGCAGCGGCCGTGGCAGCCGGAAGCGCTGGCGCTGGGGCGATGGGCCGCGTATGCCTGGTGCCCCGAGGGCGTGCTGGCCAGCAAGGTGGTGGCGGCACTGGGTGTCGTGTTGGGCGATGGCGTCACCTCGCGCAACTGGGCCACCATGCAAAAATTGCTTGCGCTGCTGAACGGGCCCGATCCGACCGCCACATCGTCATTTTCCAAGGAGTAA
- a CDS encoding sensor histidine kinase: protein MVSIQVRLTLLFVVIVTLVLGISGSYTQYTLSQELESGSARLRSGVLTRLQTSLPSALWDLDKSKVDSIVAAEMLPPELVGIRVYDASVGLFAGEVRDAAGTLVPLTSDVAMGGTPVEAPLVFRDAVAAATGGKPVIVGKVIVNFSRAQIDAALRGEVRRKVLEVLLLDIILVGALALSLRIVFGPLKQLRDGLFDLATRGSDEVEELPENRRDELGDVIRGFNAVQRKLKSIIEGSREAEDMARRSQQETAQAMDELRRAQESLLQSERLASLGSLVAGVAHEINTPVGIALTSASVLKEATDHLSAAVAGGSVKKTDIVRYLETAGESARLIMNNAYRAAHLIHSFKQIAVDQVSEARRLFELRDYIGEVISSLQPTLKKTRISIDIDCPADIILDSYPGALAQVLTNLVLNCVEHAFDADTAGNIHIDVRRDGEWISMQVRDNGRGIAPDMLDRVFDPFVTTRRGQGGTGLGLNIVFNLIAKQFGGTITVSSTLGQGATFLLRLPMVTPLPESSSPA from the coding sequence ATGGTGAGTATCCAAGTCCGGCTGACCCTGCTTTTTGTCGTGATCGTCACCTTGGTGCTCGGCATTTCTGGCAGCTACACCCAATATACACTGAGTCAGGAACTCGAATCGGGCAGCGCGCGCTTGCGCAGCGGCGTGCTCACGCGCTTGCAGACGAGCTTGCCTTCGGCCCTGTGGGATCTCGATAAATCCAAGGTCGACAGTATTGTCGCGGCTGAAATGCTGCCGCCGGAACTGGTCGGCATCCGTGTCTACGACGCCTCCGTGGGCCTGTTCGCGGGCGAAGTACGCGACGCGGCCGGCACTCTGGTGCCTTTGACCTCCGATGTGGCCATGGGCGGCACGCCCGTTGAGGCGCCGCTGGTGTTCCGCGATGCCGTGGCGGCGGCCACGGGCGGTAAACCGGTAATCGTCGGCAAGGTCATCGTCAATTTCAGCCGCGCGCAGATCGATGCGGCCCTGCGCGGCGAAGTGCGGCGCAAGGTCCTGGAAGTGTTGCTGCTTGACATCATCCTGGTGGGCGCCCTGGCGCTGAGCCTGCGCATCGTCTTCGGGCCCTTGAAGCAGTTGCGCGACGGCTTGTTCGACCTGGCCACGCGCGGCAGCGACGAGGTCGAAGAGCTGCCGGAAAACCGGCGCGATGAACTGGGTGACGTGATCCGCGGCTTCAATGCCGTGCAGCGCAAGCTCAAGTCCATCATCGAGGGCAGCCGCGAGGCGGAAGACATGGCGCGCCGCTCGCAGCAGGAAACGGCGCAGGCGATGGACGAGCTGCGCCGCGCGCAGGAATCGTTGCTGCAGTCGGAACGCCTGGCTTCGCTGGGCAGCCTGGTGGCTGGCGTGGCGCATGAAATCAACACCCCGGTCGGCATCGCGCTGACCAGCGCCTCGGTGCTGAAGGAAGCCACCGATCACCTCAGCGCAGCGGTGGCCGGCGGCAGCGTGAAGAAAACCGATATCGTGCGCTACCTGGAAACGGCCGGCGAGAGCGCGCGGCTGATCATGAACAATGCCTATCGCGCCGCGCACCTGATCCACAGCTTCAAGCAGATTGCCGTCGACCAGGTCAGCGAGGCGCGCCGTTTGTTCGAATTGCGCGACTATATTGGTGAAGTGATCTCGAGCCTGCAGCCGACCTTGAAAAAGACGCGCATCAGCATCGATATTGATTGCCCGGCTGACATCATACTCGACAGCTATCCGGGTGCGCTGGCGCAGGTGCTGACGAACCTGGTCTTGAACTGTGTCGAGCACGCGTTCGACGCGGACACGGCCGGCAACATCCATATTGACGTGCGTCGCGACGGCGAGTGGATCTCCATGCAGGTGCGCGATAACGGCCGCGGCATTGCGCCCGACATGCTCGACCGTGTGTTTGACCCGTTTGTCACTACGCGGCGGGGACAGGGCGGTACGGGCCTGGGCTTGAATATCGTATTCAACTTGATTGCCAAGCAGTTTGGCGGCACCATCACCGTCAGCAGCACGCTGGGACAGGGCGCGACATTCCTGCTGCGCCTGCCCATGGTGACGCCGTTGCCGGAAAGCAGCAGCCCTGCGTAG
- a CDS encoding HDOD domain-containing protein, with translation MSKQLTLDDIVAHLDDLPSLPAVVMELLNSIDQEDVDISVLAKKVSYDQALTAKTLRLANSSQYGLQVKATTIQQAITYLGFQTTRSLITSAAITGCFPEGRCPGFDDKAFWRHSVATAACAKALARQIRFNQDYAFTAGLLHNIGRLVLVSSFPAQYAQVIVHQAAHDCSLLEAEQAVLGVDHVQAGVALAEHWNFSDTMRLALANYLQPETPGAGFLAALIHVANAIVCALDLAQAGDDMVPRVSTVAWDALGLGEETYLQLFRETELRYDEITSALLS, from the coding sequence ATGAGCAAGCAGCTGACACTCGACGATATCGTCGCCCACCTCGATGACCTGCCTTCGCTGCCCGCCGTCGTCATGGAGTTACTCAACAGCATAGACCAGGAAGACGTCGATATTTCCGTGCTGGCGAAAAAAGTCTCATACGATCAGGCGCTGACGGCGAAAACCTTGCGCCTGGCCAATTCCTCGCAATATGGCTTGCAGGTGAAGGCCACCACCATTCAGCAGGCGATCACTTACCTGGGCTTCCAGACCACACGCAGCCTGATCACGTCGGCCGCCATCACGGGCTGCTTCCCGGAAGGTCGCTGCCCCGGCTTCGACGACAAGGCCTTCTGGCGCCATTCGGTAGCGACTGCCGCTTGCGCCAAGGCGCTGGCGCGGCAGATCCGCTTCAACCAGGATTACGCCTTCACGGCCGGCTTGCTGCATAACATCGGTCGCCTGGTGCTGGTCAGCAGCTTTCCCGCACAATACGCGCAAGTCATCGTGCACCAGGCGGCGCACGATTGCAGCCTGCTTGAAGCGGAGCAGGCCGTGCTGGGCGTAGACCACGTGCAAGCAGGCGTGGCACTGGCCGAGCACTGGAATTTTTCCGACACCATGCGCCTGGCGCTGGCCAACTACCTGCAGCCGGAAACGCCGGGGGCAGGCTTCCTGGCAGCGCTGATCCACGTGGCCAATGCCATCGTCTGCGCACTCGACCTGGCGCAGGCGGGCGACGACATGGTGCCGCGGGTCTCGACGGTGGCCTGGGATGCGCTGGGCCTGGGCGAAGAAACCTATCTGCAGCTATTCCGCGAAACGGAGTTGCGCTACGACGAAATCACCTCGGCACTGCTGAGCTAA
- the miaB gene encoding tRNA (N6-isopentenyl adenosine(37)-C2)-methylthiotransferase MiaB, protein MQKKVFIKTFGCQMNEYDSDKMADVLGASDGLVRTDTPEDADVILLNTCSVREKAQEKVFSDLGRLRELKLAKPHLLIGVGGCVASQEGDAIVKRAPYVDMVFGPQTLHRLPQMIALRRTSGASQVDISFPEIEKFDHMPPAKVDGASAFVSIMEGCSKYCSYCVVPYTRGEEVSRRFEDVLTEVAGLAAQGVKEITLLGQNVNAYRGVMEGGDIADFALLLEYVADIPGIARMRFITSHPKEFTQRLIDAYAKIPQLVDHLYLPAQHGSDKILGAMKRGYTALEYKSIIRRIRAVRPNMAISSDFIVGFPGETQADFDAMMKLIADVGFDNSYSFIFSKRPGTPAASLEDDTPHEVKLARLQQLQAAIDANTRKYSLAMVGSVQTILVEGLSKKDTIARELQGRTENNRVVNFDAGPDALQLLGQLVDVRITESHSYTLRGELVASAPALKRAS, encoded by the coding sequence ATGCAGAAAAAAGTATTCATTAAAACCTTCGGCTGCCAGATGAACGAGTACGACTCGGACAAGATGGCCGACGTGCTGGGCGCCTCCGATGGCCTGGTGCGCACCGACACGCCGGAAGATGCCGATGTGATCTTGCTCAACACCTGCTCCGTGCGCGAAAAAGCGCAGGAAAAAGTGTTTTCCGACCTGGGCCGTCTGCGCGAGCTGAAACTGGCCAAGCCGCACCTCTTGATCGGCGTGGGCGGCTGTGTGGCCTCGCAGGAAGGCGACGCCATCGTCAAGCGCGCGCCGTATGTCGACATGGTCTTCGGCCCGCAAACCCTGCACCGTCTGCCGCAAATGATAGCCCTGCGCCGCACCAGCGGCGCCTCGCAGGTGGACATCAGCTTCCCGGAAATCGAAAAGTTCGACCACATGCCGCCGGCCAAGGTGGACGGCGCTTCGGCGTTTGTTTCCATCATGGAAGGCTGCAGCAAGTATTGCAGCTATTGCGTCGTGCCCTACACGCGCGGCGAGGAAGTGTCGCGCCGCTTCGAAGACGTACTGACGGAAGTGGCGGGCCTGGCCGCCCAGGGCGTCAAGGAAATCACCCTGCTGGGGCAGAACGTGAACGCCTACCGTGGCGTGATGGAAGGCGGAGACATTGCCGACTTCGCCCTGCTGCTCGAATACGTGGCCGACATTCCCGGCATCGCGCGCATGCGTTTCATCACCAGCCACCCGAAGGAATTCACGCAGCGCCTGATCGACGCCTATGCGAAGATCCCGCAACTGGTCGACCATTTGTACCTGCCGGCCCAGCACGGTTCCGACAAGATCCTCGGCGCCATGAAGCGCGGCTACACGGCCCTGGAATACAAGTCCATCATCCGCCGCATCCGCGCCGTGCGCCCGAACATGGCCATTTCGTCTGACTTCATCGTCGGTTTCCCTGGCGAGACGCAAGCCGATTTCGACGCCATGATGAAGCTGATCGCCGACGTGGGGTTTGACAACAGCTACAGCTTCATCTTCAGCAAGCGCCCCGGCACGCCGGCCGCCAGCCTGGAAGACGACACGCCGCACGAAGTTAAACTTGCTCGGTTACAACAACTGCAAGCTGCCATCGACGCCAACACGCGCAAATACAGCCTGGCCATGGTGGGCAGCGTGCAAACCATCCTCGTCGAAGGCCTCTCGAAGAAGGACACGATAGCGCGCGAGCTGCAAGGCCGCACGGAAAACAACCGCGTGGTTAATTTCGACGCCGGCCCGGACGCGCTGCAACTGCTCGGCCAACTGGTCGACGTGCGCATCACAGAAAGCCATTCCTACACCCTGCGCGGCGAACTCGTCGCCAGCGCCCCCGCATTGAAAAGAGCCAGTTGA
- a CDS encoding PhoH family protein: protein MKTKAPIQPHYFIPEPLDNTRLAHLCGPLDENLRQISAALDVTIFRRGEKFIVGGSNAERAVEILDQFYAIANKVVPLEEVQLALVEQRAGLSAASEHHANAPISTFVEPDIASPVLKTRRSDLRGRTPHQIAYLRDILEHDISFGVGPAGTGKTYLAVACAVDALERDAVKRIILTRPAVEAGERLGFLPGDLAQKVDPYLRPLYDALYDLLGFDRTQKLFEKQVIEIAPLAYMRGRTLNHAFVILDEAQNTTVEQMKMFLTRIGFGSKAVVTGDVTQVDLHKSQTSGLIDAVHVLKDVRGIGFTQFNSTDVVRHPLVARIVDAYETAQAAGANAAQLLPLIKPAAAKNVRKK, encoded by the coding sequence TTGAAAACCAAAGCCCCGATACAGCCGCATTACTTCATCCCCGAGCCGCTGGACAACACGCGCCTGGCGCACTTGTGCGGACCGCTCGATGAAAACCTGCGCCAGATTTCCGCCGCCCTCGACGTGACGATCTTCCGCCGCGGCGAGAAATTCATCGTCGGCGGCAGCAATGCCGAGCGGGCCGTGGAAATCCTCGATCAGTTCTACGCCATCGCCAACAAGGTCGTGCCGCTGGAAGAAGTGCAGCTGGCCCTGGTGGAGCAGCGCGCGGGGCTGTCCGCCGCCTCGGAACACCACGCCAACGCGCCCATCAGCACCTTCGTGGAGCCGGACATCGCCAGCCCCGTGCTGAAAACCCGCCGCAGCGACCTGCGCGGGCGCACGCCGCACCAGATCGCCTACCTGCGCGACATCCTCGAACACGACATCAGCTTCGGCGTGGGCCCGGCTGGCACGGGTAAAACCTATTTGGCCGTTGCCTGCGCCGTCGACGCGCTCGAACGCGACGCCGTCAAGCGCATCATCCTGACGCGCCCCGCCGTCGAAGCGGGCGAGCGCCTGGGCTTCCTGCCTGGCGACCTGGCGCAAAAGGTCGACCCCTACCTGCGCCCCCTGTACGATGCGCTGTACGATTTGCTGGGCTTTGACCGCACGCAAAAGCTGTTTGAAAAACAGGTGATCGAGATCGCCCCGCTGGCCTACATGCGCGGACGCACCCTGAACCACGCCTTCGTCATCCTCGATGAAGCGCAAAATACCACCGTCGAACAGATGAAGATGTTCCTGACGCGCATCGGTTTTGGCAGCAAGGCCGTGGTGACGGGCGATGTGACCCAAGTCGACCTGCACAAGAGCCAGACGAGTGGCCTCATCGACGCCGTGCACGTGCTCAAGGATGTGCGCGGTATCGGCTTCACCCAATTTAACAGCACCGACGTGGTGCGCCATCCGCTGGTCGCGCGCATCGTCGATGCCTATGAAACGGCGCAGGCGGCCGGCGCCAACGCCGCCCAGTTACTCCCCCTGATCAAACCAGCAGCCGCCAAAAATGTCCGAAAAAAATAA
- the ybeY gene encoding rRNA maturation RNase YbeY — MSEKNKLSLSVQYPDARLESLITRPKVRRWVKAALFAPAEFTIRFVDAEEGRSLNRDYREKDYATNVLTFAYNEGEELADDEPTRADIILCTDVLEKEATEQKKSVEEHTAHLIVHGVLHAQGYDHMDDEEATEMEGLETEILAKLGITDPYKE; from the coding sequence ATGTCCGAAAAAAATAAACTGTCCTTGTCCGTACAATACCCGGACGCCCGCCTGGAAAGCCTGATCACGCGCCCCAAAGTGCGCCGCTGGGTCAAGGCGGCCCTGTTCGCGCCTGCCGAATTCACCATCCGCTTCGTCGATGCCGAAGAAGGCCGCAGCCTGAACCGCGACTACCGCGAAAAGGACTACGCCACCAATGTGCTGACCTTCGCCTACAACGAAGGTGAAGAGTTGGCTGACGACGAGCCGACGCGCGCCGACATCATCCTGTGCACGGACGTGCTGGAAAAGGAAGCGACCGAGCAAAAGAAGAGCGTGGAAGAACACACGGCCCATTTGATCGTGCACGGCGTGCTGCATGCGCAGGGCTACGACCACATGGATGACGAGGAAGCCACCGAGATGGAGGGCCTGGAGACGGAAATCCTCGCGAAACTCGGCATCACCGACCCGTACAAGGAGTAA
- a CDS encoding DUF4259 domain-containing protein, whose amino-acid sequence MGTWATDAFGNDYAMDWAQDLHEYKTLELVETTLDNVIDSTEAELEAPFAAEALAALEVIARLLGKPGEDDPATAEVDEWVAACKKKVTPLLQEKARLAFDKIVAESSELRQLWQDSEHFADWQADVLDLRTRVLGQDA is encoded by the coding sequence ATGGGAACCTGGGCCACCGACGCCTTCGGCAACGACTACGCCATGGATTGGGCGCAGGATCTGCACGAATACAAAACCCTGGAATTGGTCGAGACCACGCTCGACAATGTCATCGACAGCACGGAAGCGGAGCTGGAAGCGCCGTTCGCCGCCGAGGCGCTGGCCGCGCTGGAAGTGATCGCGCGTCTTCTGGGCAAACCGGGCGAGGACGACCCGGCCACCGCGGAAGTGGACGAATGGGTAGCCGCCTGCAAGAAGAAAGTCACGCCGCTTCTGCAGGAAAAAGCGCGCCTGGCGTTCGACAAGATCGTGGCCGAGTCGTCGGAACTGCGCCAGCTATGGCAGGACAGCGAGCATTTCGCCGACTGGCAGGCCGACGTGCTGGATTTGCGCACGCGCGTGCTGGGCCAGGACGCCTGA
- a CDS encoding HlyC/CorC family transporter, which yields MPEHPSGVRTDVKPHRSLFERLTALISPEPENRAELLDVLHDAHERKLIDADALSMIEGVFQVSDLCARDIMIPRSQMDVIDISKPIEEWMPEVLSTAHSRFPAIEGERDKVIGILLAKDLLRYYAEETFDVRDMLRPAIFIPESKRLNVLLRDFRANHNHMAIVVDEYSGVAGLITIEDVLEQIVGDIEDEYDFDEAEDNILSLKEGQFGPRWRVKALTEIEQFNEEVGSHLVDDDVDTIGGLVSKYLGRMAHKGDIFDLGNLRFEVLRADARQVHVLLVERLPNVPELEL from the coding sequence ATGCCCGAGCACCCTAGTGGCGTCAGAACTGACGTCAAGCCCCACCGGTCACTGTTTGAACGCCTGACCGCACTCATTTCCCCCGAGCCAGAGAACCGTGCAGAATTGCTCGATGTTCTACACGATGCGCATGAACGCAAGCTGATCGACGCCGACGCACTGTCGATGATCGAAGGCGTGTTCCAGGTATCGGATCTCTGTGCGCGCGACATCATGATTCCCCGCTCGCAAATGGATGTCATCGACATCAGCAAGCCGATCGAGGAATGGATGCCGGAAGTCCTGTCCACTGCCCACTCGCGCTTCCCCGCGATTGAAGGCGAGCGCGACAAGGTCATCGGCATCCTGCTGGCGAAAGATTTGCTGCGTTATTACGCAGAAGAAACTTTCGACGTCCGCGACATGCTGCGCCCCGCCATCTTCATCCCCGAATCGAAACGCCTGAATGTGCTGCTGCGCGATTTCCGCGCCAACCACAATCACATGGCCATCGTCGTCGATGAATACAGCGGCGTCGCCGGCCTGATCACCATCGAAGACGTGCTGGAACAGATCGTCGGCGATATCGAGGACGAATACGACTTTGACGAAGCCGAGGACAATATCCTCTCGCTCAAGGAAGGCCAGTTCGGCCCCCGCTGGCGGGTCAAGGCGCTGACCGAGATCGAACAGTTCAACGAAGAAGTGGGCAGCCACCTGGTGGACGACGACGTCGACACCATCGGCGGCCTGGTGTCAAAGTACCTGGGCCGCATGGCGCACAAGGGCGACATCTTCGACCTGGGCAATCTGCGCTTCGAGGTGCTGCGCGCCGATGCGCGCCAGGTGCACGTGCTGCTCGTCGAACGCCTGCCCAACGTACCGGAACTGGAACTCTGA